In SAR324 cluster bacterium, one genomic interval encodes:
- a CDS encoding ParA family protein — HPELEVLQAKLEMHYKMFKLRELLLSLSEYDEIFLDTPPAWNFFTRSALIASERCLIPFDCDVFSRQALYTLLQQVCEISSDHNPQLEVDGIVANQFQPRARLPRQLLEEMLAEELPILETKLLSSIKIRESHQHCKPLVFMDSQHKMTLEFRNLYHELQSN; from the coding sequence CCCATCCAGAGTTGGAGGTATTACAAGCCAAGCTGGAGATGCACTACAAGATGTTCAAATTGAGAGAACTCTTGTTGTCATTATCGGAGTACGATGAAATTTTTCTGGACACCCCACCAGCGTGGAATTTCTTCACTAGATCCGCTTTGATTGCATCAGAGCGTTGTTTGATTCCTTTCGATTGTGACGTTTTCTCGCGTCAGGCACTGTATACCCTGTTGCAACAAGTCTGTGAAATCAGCTCCGATCACAATCCGCAGCTAGAGGTGGACGGGATTGTGGCTAACCAGTTTCAGCCACGAGCCCGATTACCACGCCAATTACTGGAGGAAATGCTGGCTGAAGAACTACCGATTCTAGAGACAAAACTTTTGTCTTCTATCAAGATTCGTGAGTCCCATCAGCACTGCAAGCCACTGGTTTTTATGGATTCACAGCACAAGATGACACTGGAGTTTCGGAACCTGTATCATGAACTGCAATCCAACTGA